A single Dermacentor variabilis isolate Ectoservices chromosome 9, ASM5094787v1, whole genome shotgun sequence DNA region contains:
- the LOC142557074 gene encoding uncharacterized protein LOC142557074 isoform X1, translating into MLPGAARSSGCQVFRFTAYVPLHSARHRDVVDFSLLFGRRTRREPSCESQWLFLVMPSSLLAVTTRSVHCYSPYSPLARLLEITTNLSCEYLGPGFMCIVKEEPPAVPDAVEDEFEAATGSDSSQTASSRRDLECVGESAPSYECEMCHKVFNTNQRLLQHSVAHGREWNFWCSICGASFPRSEDLLEHGISHVDKQQHRCLICYRSFCNAGILRKHVWCHTAVHKKFEAATGGDSSQRASSRRDLECVGESAPRYECEMCHEVFNTDERLLQHSVAHIRKWKFWCSHCGASFPRNEDLLVHRSTHIDKQQHCCLVCHRSFNHAALLQKHVWCHTEKPTFYCHLCPMVFPVRQQLLDHLHTHDWRVPFACEQCGATFVFEAELTRHKKKHKEVRCHKCPECNKAFLQKSHLAEHRTIHTGERPFSCNICTKKFVRQTRLAVHMRKHGDQTNVQPSDS; encoded by the exons ATGTTACCGGGTGCAGCACGTTCCTCTGGATGTCAAGTGTTCCGCTTCACAGCGTACGTGCCGCTGCACTCAGCCCGTCACCGAGACGTCGTGGATTTCTCGCTGCTCTTTGGTCGCCGTACTCGTCGTGAACCTTCGTGCGAGTCACAGTG GTTATTTTTGGTGATGCCCTCATCACTATTGGCTGTCACCACCCGATCTGTGCACTGCTATTCTCCATACTCTCCACTCGCACGACTCCTAGAAATTACCACCAACCTTTCGTGTG AGTACTTAGGCCCAGGGTTCATGTGCATCGTTAAGGAGGAGCCACCAGCTGTTCCAGATGCTGTTGAAGATGAGTTTGAAGCAGCTACCGGGAGCGACAGTTCGCAGACGGCAAGCAGTCGCCGAGACCTTGAATGCGTCGGGGAAAGTGCCCCTAGCTATGAATGCGAGATGTGCCACAAGGTCTTCAACACCAATCAACGCCTGCTCCAGCACTCCGTAGCGCATGGGCGCGAGTGGAATTTCTGGTGCAGTATCTGCGGAGCCAGCTTTCCACGAAGCGAAGATCTGTTGGAACACGGAATCAGCCACGTCGACAAACAGCAGCACCGCTGCTTGATCTGCTACAGGTCCTTCTGTAATGCGGGCATTCTTCGAAAGCATGTCTGGTGTCACACTGCTGTTCATAAGAAGTTTGAAGCGGCTACCGGGGGAGACAGTTCGCAGAGGGCAAGCAGCCGCCGAGACCTTGAATGCGTCGGGGAAAGTGCCCCTCGCTATGAATGCGAGATGTGCCACGAGGTCTTCAACACCGATGAACGCCTGCTCCAGCACTCCGTAGCGCATATACGCAAGTGGAAGTTCTGGTGCAGTCACTGTGGGGCCAGCTTTCCACGAAACGAAGATCTGTTGGTGCACAGGAGCACCCACATCGACAAGCAGCAGCACTGCTGCTTGGTCTGCCACAGGTCCTTCAACCATGCAGCCCTGCTTCAAAAGCATGTCTGGTGTCACACTGAGAAGCCGACATTCTACTGCCACCTGTGTCCCATGGT GTTTCCCGTTCGGCAGCAGCTGTTAGATCACCTGCACACACACGATTGGCGTGTCCCCTTTGCGTGCGAGCAGTGCGGTGCCACTTTCGTCTTCGAGGCAGAGCTGACGAGGCACAAGAAGAAGCACAAGGAAGTTCGGTGTCACAAGTGCCCCGAGTGCAACAAGGCCTTCCTCCAGAAGTCCCACCTGGCTGAGCACCGAACGATACACACGGGAGAACGGCCGTTCAGCTGCAACATCTGCACAAAAAAGTTTGTGCGCCAAACCCGCTTGGCTGTACACATGCGGAAGCATGGAGATCAAACTAACGTCCAGCCATCAGACTCCTAG
- the LOC142557074 gene encoding uncharacterized protein LOC142557074 isoform X3 encodes MPSSLLAVTTRSVHCYSPYSPLARLLEITTNLSCEYLGPGFMCIVKEEPPAVPDAVEDEFEAATGSDSSQTASSRRDLECVGESAPSYECEMCHKVFNTNQRLLQHSVAHGREWNFWCSICGASFPRSEDLLEHGISHVDKQQHRCLICYRSFCNAGILRKHVWCHTAVHKKFEAATGGDSSQRASSRRDLECVGESAPRYECEMCHEVFNTDERLLQHSVAHIRKWKFWCSHCGASFPRNEDLLVHRSTHIDKQQHCCLVCHRSFNHAALLQKHVWCHTEKPTFYCHLCPMVFPVRQQLLDHLHTHDWRVPFACEQCGATFVFEAELTRHKKKHKEVRCHKCPECNKAFLQKSHLAEHRTIHTGERPFSCNICTKKFVRQTRLAVHMRKHGDQTNVQPSDS; translated from the exons ATGCCCTCATCACTATTGGCTGTCACCACCCGATCTGTGCACTGCTATTCTCCATACTCTCCACTCGCACGACTCCTAGAAATTACCACCAACCTTTCGTGTG AGTACTTAGGCCCAGGGTTCATGTGCATCGTTAAGGAGGAGCCACCAGCTGTTCCAGATGCTGTTGAAGATGAGTTTGAAGCAGCTACCGGGAGCGACAGTTCGCAGACGGCAAGCAGTCGCCGAGACCTTGAATGCGTCGGGGAAAGTGCCCCTAGCTATGAATGCGAGATGTGCCACAAGGTCTTCAACACCAATCAACGCCTGCTCCAGCACTCCGTAGCGCATGGGCGCGAGTGGAATTTCTGGTGCAGTATCTGCGGAGCCAGCTTTCCACGAAGCGAAGATCTGTTGGAACACGGAATCAGCCACGTCGACAAACAGCAGCACCGCTGCTTGATCTGCTACAGGTCCTTCTGTAATGCGGGCATTCTTCGAAAGCATGTCTGGTGTCACACTGCTGTTCATAAGAAGTTTGAAGCGGCTACCGGGGGAGACAGTTCGCAGAGGGCAAGCAGCCGCCGAGACCTTGAATGCGTCGGGGAAAGTGCCCCTCGCTATGAATGCGAGATGTGCCACGAGGTCTTCAACACCGATGAACGCCTGCTCCAGCACTCCGTAGCGCATATACGCAAGTGGAAGTTCTGGTGCAGTCACTGTGGGGCCAGCTTTCCACGAAACGAAGATCTGTTGGTGCACAGGAGCACCCACATCGACAAGCAGCAGCACTGCTGCTTGGTCTGCCACAGGTCCTTCAACCATGCAGCCCTGCTTCAAAAGCATGTCTGGTGTCACACTGAGAAGCCGACATTCTACTGCCACCTGTGTCCCATGGT GTTTCCCGTTCGGCAGCAGCTGTTAGATCACCTGCACACACACGATTGGCGTGTCCCCTTTGCGTGCGAGCAGTGCGGTGCCACTTTCGTCTTCGAGGCAGAGCTGACGAGGCACAAGAAGAAGCACAAGGAAGTTCGGTGTCACAAGTGCCCCGAGTGCAACAAGGCCTTCCTCCAGAAGTCCCACCTGGCTGAGCACCGAACGATACACACGGGAGAACGGCCGTTCAGCTGCAACATCTGCACAAAAAAGTTTGTGCGCCAAACCCGCTTGGCTGTACACATGCGGAAGCATGGAGATCAAACTAACGTCCAGCCATCAGACTCCTAG